In Chryseobacterium gleum, a single genomic region encodes these proteins:
- a CDS encoding winged helix-turn-helix domain-containing protein, with protein MEKKLALEQLKLATLDSQGLTQNTPFGTGKDAVLNALEHLGYIQIDTLSMVERAHHHTLWTRIPDFQANYLDELVEERKVFEYWFHAASYLPMQDFRYVLPQMLAIKRGESRYYNADPKVMEYVTDTIRNEGPKRARDFENESHKAGSWWNWKPAKLALERLFMQGDLMISGRSGMQKTYDLAERVLPSSVNTTEPTPLEFAEYLVKTNLRAYGFTTVKQITHLRKGNELKKNVSEVLQRMLEEGRISKIKAEGGTSAFVQNDVLNKTLDLTDSKVWLLSPFDNSIIHRDRVKQIFDFDFRLECYTSKEKRQYGYFCLPILFGDQFIGRVDCKAHRKEKKLELIHLHIENSTVAPELWLIPFAETLKRFAVFNGCASLVLTKVSPSKLGTVIKKELSRLKLKR; from the coding sequence ATGGAAAAGAAGCTGGCATTAGAACAATTGAAACTTGCAACGCTGGATAGTCAGGGATTAACGCAAAATACACCGTTCGGAACCGGAAAAGATGCGGTTCTTAACGCTTTGGAGCATCTCGGATATATACAGATTGATACTTTATCTATGGTGGAACGTGCACACCATCATACGCTCTGGACAAGAATCCCCGATTTTCAGGCTAATTATCTGGACGAACTGGTAGAAGAACGTAAAGTATTTGAATATTGGTTTCATGCAGCATCTTATCTTCCCATGCAGGATTTCCGGTATGTTTTACCCCAGATGCTGGCCATCAAACGCGGAGAATCCCGCTATTATAATGCGGATCCTAAAGTGATGGAGTACGTCACAGATACCATCCGTAATGAAGGACCTAAAAGAGCAAGAGATTTTGAAAATGAAAGCCATAAAGCCGGAAGCTGGTGGAACTGGAAACCTGCCAAACTAGCCCTTGAACGGCTTTTCATGCAGGGAGACCTGATGATCAGCGGCCGTTCCGGAATGCAGAAAACTTATGACCTGGCTGAAAGAGTGCTGCCTTCTTCTGTGAACACCACAGAACCTACCCCACTTGAATTTGCAGAATATCTGGTCAAAACCAATCTCCGAGCCTATGGATTTACGACAGTAAAGCAGATCACTCATCTCCGTAAGGGAAATGAGCTGAAGAAAAATGTCAGTGAAGTACTGCAACGTATGCTGGAAGAAGGCAGAATATCAAAAATCAAGGCAGAAGGAGGAACTTCTGCTTTTGTACAGAATGATGTACTGAACAAAACATTGGATCTGACAGATTCCAAAGTATGGCTGCTGTCTCCGTTTGATAACTCAATTATCCACCGGGACCGTGTGAAACAGATCTTTGATTTCGACTTCCGGCTGGAATGCTATACGTCGAAGGAAAAAAGACAGTATGGCTATTTCTGTCTTCCCATCCTGTTTGGAGATCAGTTTATCGGAAGAGTCGACTGTAAAGCCCACAGAAAGGAAAAAAAGCTTGAGCTTATTCATTTACATATTGAAAACAGCACCGTCGCCCCTGAACTTTGGCTTATTCCTTTTGCAGAAACCTTAAAACGTTTCGCTGTGTTCAATGGTTGTGCATCTTTGGTTCTGACAAAAGTAAGCCCTTCAAAACTGGGTACTGTTATCAAAAAAGAATTGTCCAGATTAAAGCTAAAAAGGTAA
- a CDS encoding adenosine kinase, with protein MMKKYLIYISLLGAPLFWGQGKMTETSVYRHNLALSEQENKAMAFDADISLSEAELLLDKKISGIRKQLLSDTESKKISLYNSSFNELKPLIEDSNLFQLLQTMPKGGLLHTHSGGITDVKWIISRVRKYQESYVYDQKDNDQFIFGQLAFFEKGKVPAGFVSLDKKLASSPGFEKELQDLLTLKRDHLCSYTDYWIEFEKRFKRISLLLPYRPFFKEYYLKGFQDLIKDKVQHVEIRYIFDELYDFEHGKYPLKTSITDLQDILKQIHQSDPQFTLKLIYSSFKFLDNESIGKQLETAFVMKKEFPDMISGFDLVADEAAGHDIRFFEKSWAKMDELHKKYGVELPLFLHAGESNSALNENVLDVALLNNKRIGHGLNLIYFPKTMEQIRKQNKLVEVSPISNQILGYVSDLRNHPARVLLSNGIQCSINSDDPSVYGYTGLSYDFWTTLVYWELDVKALKKLVFNSIQYSSLNDNEKKKATAYLNQQWNDFVQKANRQFN; from the coding sequence ATGATGAAAAAATACCTTATTTATATATCACTTTTAGGAGCACCCTTATTTTGGGGACAAGGTAAAATGACTGAAACGTCTGTATACCGGCATAATCTGGCTTTATCAGAACAGGAAAACAAAGCGATGGCATTTGATGCTGATATCAGCTTATCTGAGGCGGAACTTCTTTTGGATAAAAAAATATCCGGGATCCGTAAACAGCTCCTCAGTGATACGGAATCGAAGAAAATATCTCTATATAACAGTTCTTTTAATGAATTAAAACCATTAATAGAAGACAGCAATCTGTTTCAGCTTCTCCAGACGATGCCGAAAGGAGGTTTGCTGCATACCCACAGCGGAGGGATAACAGATGTGAAATGGATTATTTCCAGGGTGAGAAAATATCAGGAAAGCTATGTTTACGACCAGAAAGATAATGATCAGTTTATTTTCGGGCAGCTGGCTTTTTTTGAAAAGGGAAAAGTGCCCGCAGGATTTGTGAGCCTTGATAAGAAACTGGCTTCAAGCCCTGGATTTGAAAAAGAACTGCAGGATCTTCTTACGTTGAAACGTGACCATCTTTGTTCTTATACAGATTATTGGATTGAATTTGAAAAACGCTTTAAACGTATCAGCCTGCTGCTTCCGTACCGTCCTTTCTTCAAGGAATATTATCTGAAAGGATTCCAGGATCTGATAAAAGATAAAGTACAGCATGTGGAAATCAGATATATTTTTGATGAACTTTACGATTTTGAGCATGGAAAATATCCTTTGAAAACTTCCATCACAGATCTGCAGGATATTCTTAAGCAGATACACCAATCGGATCCGCAGTTCACGCTGAAGCTTATCTATTCAAGCTTTAAATTCTTAGATAATGAAAGTATTGGAAAACAACTGGAAACGGCTTTCGTAATGAAGAAAGAATTTCCGGATATGATCTCAGGCTTTGATCTTGTAGCAGATGAAGCGGCGGGACATGATATCCGTTTTTTTGAGAAAAGCTGGGCAAAAATGGACGAACTTCACAAAAAGTACGGCGTGGAACTGCCTCTTTTCCTTCATGCAGGAGAAAGTAATTCTGCCCTGAATGAAAATGTTCTCGACGTAGCCTTGTTGAACAATAAGAGAATTGGTCATGGGCTGAATCTTATCTATTTTCCAAAAACAATGGAGCAGATCAGAAAACAGAACAAGCTGGTTGAGGTAAGCCCCATCAGCAATCAGATTTTAGGATATGTAAGCGATCTGAGAAACCATCCTGCCAGGGTTTTATTAAGCAACGGAATACAATGTTCAATCAATAGTGATGATCCTTCTGTGTATGGATATACGGGGCTGAGTTATGATTTCTGGACAACACTGGTGTATTGGGAACTGGATGTAAAGGCATTGAAAAAACTGGTCTTCAATTCTATTCAGTATTCTTCTTTGAATGACAATGAGAAAAAGAAAGCCACAGCCTATCTGAACCAGCAGTGGAATGATTTTGTACAGAAAGCTAACCGGCAATTTAACTAA
- a CDS encoding efflux RND transporter periplasmic adaptor subunit, whose product MVKKSLMYISLCLIFLLAGCQSEKKEKTEAASFNVTSPLVKDTLVNKDYVAQIRSINHIELRAQEKGYIQSIYVDEGQFVQKGQLLFKIMPNLYESDVNRAKAESKYAQIEYQNTKNLSDKDIVAPQEMAMAKAKYEKAQAELASMNTHLKFTEIRAPFSGIVGKLHVRKGSLVDEGELVTELSDNSKMWVYFNVPEAEYLNQMDAKKDNSPMHVRLRMANGKEFTQDGIVQTIESDFDNETGNIAYRATFPNPKGLLRYGETGNIVITSPYANAMMIPQKATFEELEKKYVYVIGKDGKVHAREIKVAAELPHIYVVASGLGKDDRILLEGLRMVQENQKISSKYQKPEKVMSNLDLYAE is encoded by the coding sequence ATGGTCAAGAAAAGTCTCATGTATATCAGCTTGTGCCTTATTTTCCTGTTGGCAGGCTGCCAATCTGAAAAAAAGGAAAAAACAGAAGCAGCGTCTTTCAACGTTACAAGTCCGCTTGTAAAAGATACTTTGGTTAACAAAGATTATGTTGCTCAAATCCGTTCTATTAATCATATTGAGCTCCGTGCTCAGGAAAAGGGATATATCCAGTCTATTTATGTAGATGAAGGCCAGTTCGTACAGAAAGGCCAGCTGCTGTTCAAAATTATGCCTAATCTTTATGAATCTGATGTAAACCGTGCCAAAGCAGAGTCTAAATATGCACAAATTGAATATCAGAATACCAAGAACCTCTCCGACAAAGACATCGTCGCTCCCCAGGAAATGGCAATGGCTAAAGCAAAATATGAAAAAGCCCAGGCTGAACTGGCTTCAATGAACACCCATTTAAAATTTACCGAAATCCGTGCACCTTTTAGTGGAATTGTAGGAAAATTACACGTCAGAAAAGGTAGTCTGGTGGATGAAGGGGAACTGGTAACGGAACTCTCCGACAACAGCAAAATGTGGGTATATTTTAATGTTCCGGAAGCTGAATATCTTAACCAGATGGATGCGAAAAAGGATAACAGTCCGATGCATGTACGCCTTAGAATGGCCAATGGGAAAGAGTTTACACAAGATGGTATCGTACAGACCATAGAGTCTGATTTTGACAATGAGACCGGAAATATCGCTTACAGGGCCACTTTCCCGAATCCGAAAGGACTGCTGAGATACGGAGAAACCGGAAACATCGTCATTACGTCACCTTACGCCAATGCTATGATGATTCCTCAGAAGGCTACTTTCGAAGAGCTGGAAAAGAAATATGTCTATGTGATCGGTAAAGATGGTAAAGTACATGCCAGAGAAATAAAAGTTGCTGCCGAATTACCTCATATTTATGTAGTCGCTTCAGGGCTTGGAAAGGATGACAGAATCCTTCTGGAAGGTCTTAGAATGGTTCAGGAAAACCAAAAGATCAGCTCAAAATATCAAAAGCCTGAAAAAGTAATGTCTAACCTGGATCTGTACGCCGAGTAA
- a CDS encoding TolC family protein: protein MNKRKIYQYAGLAVFLLSLTACKPIEIEQRAENKTVPEKYGSAENDTINTGKMKWNEYFSDPHLQELITQALQNNQELNIVLQEIEMSKNEIKAKKGEYLPSVGLKAGAGVDKVSRYTNIGAMEANTEIEPGREMPEPLFDFGVGAQAQWETDIWGKLHNATKAQVQRYLASIEGKNFMTTNLISEIADSYYELLALDNELVILNQNIKIQNDALEIIKDLKKNARSNELAVQRFEAQVLKTQGMQYDIQQKIVETENKINYLVGRFPQPVERSQNSFDSIVPQAVYGGMPSELLENRPDIKQAEYELAAAKLDIKAAKARFYPSLDLSAGIGLQAFNPLYIIKPQSFLFSLAGELTAPLINRRAIKAAYYNANARQIQAVYHYEQTILGAYIEVANQLSKIHNLESSVNIKSKEVNALTKSIDISNDLFKYARADYMEVLLTQRDALESKFELVEKKVNQLKASVAVYRALGGGWDQTPLAVPDISKQ from the coding sequence ATGAATAAAAGAAAAATATATCAATATGCAGGTCTGGCAGTCTTCTTATTAAGTCTTACTGCCTGTAAACCTATAGAAATAGAACAGCGTGCTGAAAATAAAACCGTCCCTGAAAAATACGGTTCAGCAGAAAATGACACTATCAATACGGGAAAGATGAAGTGGAATGAATACTTCAGTGACCCGCATCTTCAGGAACTGATTACGCAGGCTCTTCAAAATAATCAGGAACTGAATATTGTCCTTCAGGAAATTGAAATGTCTAAAAATGAAATCAAAGCCAAAAAAGGGGAATATCTTCCGTCTGTGGGTTTAAAAGCCGGTGCAGGAGTAGATAAGGTAAGCCGCTATACCAATATCGGGGCTATGGAGGCCAACACTGAAATAGAACCCGGCCGTGAAATGCCGGAGCCATTATTTGATTTTGGAGTAGGTGCCCAGGCACAATGGGAAACAGATATCTGGGGAAAACTTCATAATGCAACGAAAGCTCAGGTACAGCGATATCTTGCCAGCATTGAAGGCAAAAATTTCATGACCACCAATCTTATTTCAGAGATTGCAGATTCTTATTATGAGCTGCTGGCATTGGATAATGAACTGGTTATTCTGAATCAGAATATTAAAATTCAGAATGATGCGCTGGAGATTATCAAGGATTTAAAAAAGAATGCCCGGTCCAATGAGCTGGCAGTGCAGCGATTTGAAGCCCAGGTCCTGAAAACTCAGGGAATGCAGTATGATATTCAGCAGAAAATTGTTGAAACTGAAAATAAAATCAATTATCTGGTAGGAAGATTTCCTCAGCCTGTAGAAAGAAGCCAGAATTCTTTTGATTCTATTGTTCCGCAGGCAGTGTATGGAGGAATGCCTTCTGAACTTTTAGAAAACCGCCCTGACATCAAGCAGGCAGAATATGAACTTGCAGCAGCCAAACTTGACATCAAAGCAGCCAAGGCAAGGTTCTACCCTTCTCTTGATCTTTCTGCCGGAATCGGGTTACAGGCTTTTAATCCGCTGTATATCATCAAACCTCAGTCGTTTCTGTTTTCTCTTGCAGGAGAGCTTACCGCTCCACTGATCAACAGAAGAGCGATTAAAGCTGCATATTATAATGCGAATGCGAGACAGATCCAGGCTGTCTATCATTATGAACAGACCATTCTGGGAGCTTATATTGAGGTAGCAAACCAGTTATCGAAAATCCATAATCTGGAAAGCAGTGTGAACATCAAATCGAAGGAAGTAAATGCTTTAACAAAATCTATAGATATTTCCAACGACCTGTTCAAATATGCCCGTGCCGATTATATGGAAGTCCTGCTTACTCAGCGGGATGCCCTGGAATCTAAGTTTGAGCTGGTAGAAAAGAAGGTTAATCAGCTCAAAGCGAGTGTTGCTGTCTACAGAGCCTTGGGTGGCGGTTGGGACCAGACTCCGTTGGCTGTTCCGGATATCAGCAAACAATAA
- a CDS encoding efflux RND transporter permease subunit, with translation MFKKVIHRPVFAIVISVVILFMGGIAMKQLPTEQFPKIAPTTVAVSIAYPGASADVLVKSSLITIENAINGVQGMRYITTDATSAGEATVNVVFDPGTDPNEAVVLVKTRVDQVMPLLPELVQKEGVVVNPIQPSMLMYVNLYSTNKSMDEKFLYNYSMVNIIPEINRIHGIAKSQILGSRRYAMRIWLNPDRMRAYDISVDEVMKAIGEQSIIGRPGRIGQSSGIAAQSLEYVLTYKGQYNKPEEYENIIVRSNAEGENVKLKDIAKVELGSEFFDIYSNLDGHPSASIVLKQNYGSNANDVIRDVKAKLAEMKGNFPPGVDYKISYDVSQFLDASIEQVMHTLRDAFILVAIVVFIFLGDWRSTLIPIIAVPVSLIGTFFVIQFFGLTINLVTLFALVLAIGIVVDNAIVVIEAVHAKMEDSNISPYKAVKEVMGEIAGAIIAITAVMVAVFIPISFMTGPVGTFYRQFSITMASSIVISAVVALTLTPVLAAMLLKNHHGKPKKVNIFTKALDSFNSGFDKVTGKYASFLRKIVSRKVVTWGILIAFCTGIFVINKVLPGGFIPNEDQGTIYAIIQTPPGSTLEQTNKVSRTLQKICMGVDGVESVSSLAGYEIMTEGRGSNAGTCLINLKSWNDRDHSVKEIMEELEEKSKDLGATIEFFEPPAVPGFGSSGGFSMRLLDLNRTTDYQEFDKANKDFIAQLKKRKELSGVFTFFAANYPQYELVFDNNAAMQKGVSIGKAMDNLNILIGSTYEQGFIRFGQFFKVYVQSSPEFRRLPTDIMNLYVKNDRDEMVPYSAFMTMKKTQGPNEITRYNMYNSAAIRGLPAAGYTTADAIQAINETAAKTLPHGYKVAWEGLSYDEAQRGNEAIYVFLVVLVFVYLVLAAQYESFLIPFAVLCSLPVGVFGSFLLLKAMGLENDIYAQVGLIMIIGLLGKNAVLIVEFAVKRRQAGDSILEAAVEGSKARFRPILMTSFAFIAGLVPLVFARGAGAIGNHTIGASSLGGMLIGTLFGVIVIPGLYYIFAKWSDGKKMIKDEDESPLSEDMIHYE, from the coding sequence ATGTTTAAAAAAGTAATACACCGACCGGTCTTCGCCATTGTGATATCGGTTGTAATCCTGTTTATGGGAGGGATTGCCATGAAGCAGCTTCCTACGGAGCAGTTTCCCAAGATTGCTCCAACCACAGTAGCTGTTTCCATTGCCTATCCCGGAGCAAGTGCAGATGTATTGGTAAAATCATCTTTGATTACGATTGAAAATGCCATCAACGGAGTTCAGGGAATGCGGTACATCACAACCGATGCCACCAGTGCCGGAGAAGCTACTGTAAACGTTGTTTTTGATCCCGGAACTGATCCGAATGAGGCAGTAGTTCTGGTAAAAACCAGAGTGGATCAGGTAATGCCTTTATTACCGGAACTGGTACAGAAAGAAGGGGTTGTGGTAAACCCTATCCAGCCGAGTATGCTGATGTACGTGAATCTTTACAGTACGAATAAAAGTATGGATGAAAAGTTCCTGTACAACTACTCTATGGTAAATATCATCCCGGAAATTAACCGTATCCACGGGATTGCAAAATCTCAGATCCTGGGAAGCCGCAGATATGCCATGCGTATCTGGCTGAATCCTGACCGTATGCGTGCTTATGATATCTCGGTAGATGAGGTGATGAAAGCTATTGGCGAACAAAGTATTATCGGGCGTCCGGGAAGAATCGGGCAAAGTTCCGGTATTGCTGCACAGTCACTGGAATATGTATTAACCTACAAAGGGCAGTACAATAAGCCGGAAGAATATGAGAATATCATTGTGCGCTCCAACGCAGAAGGAGAGAATGTAAAGCTGAAAGATATTGCCAAAGTAGAACTTGGAAGTGAATTCTTTGATATTTACTCCAATCTTGACGGGCATCCTTCCGCTTCTATCGTTTTAAAACAAAACTACGGAAGTAATGCGAATGACGTGATCAGAGATGTGAAAGCGAAACTGGCAGAAATGAAGGGGAACTTCCCTCCGGGAGTTGATTACAAGATCAGTTATGATGTTTCGCAATTCCTGGATGCTTCCATAGAACAGGTAATGCACACCCTGAGGGATGCATTTATCCTCGTTGCTATTGTAGTTTTCATTTTCCTTGGTGACTGGCGCTCTACCCTGATTCCTATTATTGCCGTACCTGTTTCTCTGATCGGAACGTTCTTTGTGATTCAGTTTTTTGGATTAACCATCAATCTTGTTACCCTTTTTGCATTGGTATTGGCCATCGGTATTGTGGTTGACAACGCTATTGTGGTGATAGAAGCTGTTCACGCCAAAATGGAAGACAGTAATATTTCACCTTACAAAGCGGTAAAAGAAGTAATGGGTGAAATTGCCGGAGCTATTATTGCCATTACAGCCGTGATGGTAGCCGTATTCATTCCGATCTCGTTTATGACAGGTCCTGTAGGAACTTTCTATCGTCAGTTTTCTATTACCATGGCAAGTTCTATCGTAATTTCTGCGGTAGTAGCCCTTACGCTGACTCCTGTTTTGGCGGCAATGTTATTGAAAAACCATCATGGAAAACCTAAAAAAGTAAATATTTTTACCAAAGCTTTAGACTCCTTTAACAGCGGTTTTGATAAAGTAACCGGAAAATACGCTTCATTCCTTAGAAAAATTGTGAGCCGAAAAGTGGTGACATGGGGAATTCTGATTGCTTTCTGCACCGGAATTTTTGTGATCAACAAAGTATTGCCAGGCGGATTTATCCCGAATGAAGACCAGGGAACTATTTATGCCATTATTCAGACTCCTCCGGGTTCTACCCTGGAGCAGACCAATAAAGTTTCGAGGACCTTACAGAAAATATGTATGGGCGTAGACGGTGTGGAATCTGTATCGTCACTGGCTGGATATGAGATTATGACGGAAGGGCGCGGCTCCAATGCAGGGACCTGTCTGATCAATCTTAAAAGCTGGAATGACCGTGATCATTCTGTAAAGGAAATCATGGAAGAGCTGGAAGAAAAATCAAAAGACCTTGGCGCTACGATTGAGTTTTTTGAACCACCTGCTGTACCGGGATTCGGATCTTCGGGAGGTTTCTCTATGAGATTGCTGGATCTGAACAGAACTACCGATTATCAGGAATTTGACAAAGCCAATAAAGATTTCATCGCCCAGCTAAAAAAGCGTAAAGAACTTTCAGGAGTATTTACCTTCTTTGCTGCCAATTATCCTCAGTATGAACTGGTGTTTGACAATAATGCCGCCATGCAGAAAGGAGTTTCTATCGGAAAAGCGATGGATAACCTTAACATTCTGATCGGTAGTACGTATGAACAGGGCTTTATCCGTTTCGGACAATTCTTTAAGGTGTATGTACAGTCATCTCCTGAGTTCAGAAGACTTCCTACGGATATCATGAATCTGTATGTGAAAAATGACCGTGACGAAATGGTACCTTATTCCGCATTTATGACGATGAAAAAGACGCAGGGACCTAACGAAATTACCCGTTACAACATGTACAATTCAGCTGCCATCCGCGGACTTCCGGCGGCAGGATATACCACCGCTGATGCTATTCAGGCCATCAATGAAACCGCTGCAAAAACACTTCCTCACGGATATAAAGTGGCATGGGAAGGATTGTCTTACGATGAAGCGCAGCGTGGTAATGAAGCCATCTATGTATTCCTTGTTGTGCTGGTATTCGTGTATCTGGTTCTGGCGGCTCAGTATGAAAGTTTCCTGATTCCGTTTGCTGTACTTTGTTCTTTACCGGTGGGAGTTTTCGGGTCTTTCTTATTATTAAAAGCAATGGGACTTGAAAACGACATCTACGCACAGGTAGGATTGATCATGATTATCGGATTACTGGGTAAAAATGCAGTACTTATTGTAGAGTTTGCCGTGAAAAGGCGTCAGGCAGGAGATTCTATTCTTGAAGCTGCAGTAGAAGGCTCCAAAGCCCGTTTCAGGCCAATCCTGATGACTTCTTTTGCCTTTATTGCAGGATTGGTTCCGCTTGTATTTGCAAGAGGTGCGGGAGCGATTGGAAACCATACCATTGGAGCATCTTCACTGGGAGGAATGTTGATAGGAACACTATTCGGGGTGATTGTCATTCCGGGCCTCTACTACATATTTGCCAAGTGGTCTGATGGTAAAAAAATGATTAAAGACGAAGATGAATCTCCATTAAGCGAAGACATGATCCATTATGAATAA